A region from the Volucribacter amazonae genome encodes:
- a CDS encoding Imm49 family immunity protein: MSKNYKVYLGNVTGRSYEESIQHCQSEADYLYKKGYFDLYDVDFDKGTRTLRDKPISTLEEKLKRIKEKKGHPLYSMLWISNYYAAQASLDLLLNADIKAFKKHAYIAGKLQILSEYDYQWAYNGINVHHFFLSIMSDSPDLINFLIKHRDEIVSVKKRYASDDPRPYFNANTLLALSGEWELLKSRSQVYLKDEYKSRHYRMRIPDHEFYIALCDKDIEGMKTALNKLLEPKLAKRAVYDTNVWFDFYLQLQVLLYAKIAAIHGFDLGIDSPIAPKELIEYKPLKPREYEDPYDFMKEFDYDQPIMNWINYWNAIIEENQREAEKNRKKPSWFQELISIIKIFIK; encoded by the coding sequence ATGTCAAAAAATTACAAAGTTTATTTAGGTAACGTAACAGGACGCAGTTATGAAGAAAGTATTCAGCATTGCCAAAGTGAAGCTGATTATCTTTATAAAAAAGGATATTTTGACCTCTACGATGTAGATTTCGATAAAGGTACAAGAACTTTAAGAGATAAGCCAATCAGTACGCTTGAAGAAAAATTAAAGCGTATTAAGGAAAAAAAAGGACATCCTTTATATAGTATGTTATGGATTAGTAACTATTATGCTGCTCAAGCCTCTTTGGATTTATTGCTTAACGCCGATATTAAAGCATTTAAAAAACATGCTTATATTGCAGGAAAACTGCAAATTCTCTCAGAATATGATTATCAATGGGCATATAACGGCATCAATGTACATCATTTTTTTCTTAGCATTATGTCGGATAGCCCTGATTTAATTAACTTTTTGATTAAACATCGTGATGAGATCGTTTCAGTAAAAAAACGTTATGCCAGTGATGATCCTCGACCTTATTTTAATGCCAATACCTTATTGGCATTATCAGGGGAATGGGAGCTGTTAAAAAGTAGAAGTCAAGTCTATTTAAAAGATGAATATAAATCACGTCATTACCGAATGCGCATACCTGACCATGAATTTTACATCGCCCTATGTGATAAAGATATTGAAGGAATGAAAACCGCATTAAACAAATTATTAGAACCTAAATTAGCCAAACGTGCAGTATATGATACCAATGTATGGTTTGATTTTTATTTACAATTACAGGTGTTATTATATGCCAAAATCGCAGCCATTCACGGCTTTGATTTAGGCATTGATAGCCCTATCGCCCCTAAGGAGTTAATTGAATATAAACCCCTCAAACCACGGGAATATGAAGACCCTTACGATTTTATGAAAGAATTTGATTATGACCAACCAATTATGAATTGGATCAATTATTGGAATGCTATTATTGAAGAAAATCAACGTGAAGCAGAAAAGAACCGTAAAAAGCCCTCTTGGTTTCAGGAATTAATATCAATTATAAAAATATTTATTAAGTAA
- a CDS encoding SirB2 family protein, which yields MFDSLTLFYIHITSAYTSLLLFIVRSAMQFRGKNWRAIKLLKILPHLSDTLLLVSGLAITILLGYGLPTWLAIKLLLLVGYIIFAAKTLSKKSLGFSPLYFFIACACFIGAILVAYFH from the coding sequence ATGTTTGATAGTCTAACCTTGTTTTATATTCATATTACCAGTGCATATACTAGCTTATTACTCTTTATAGTGCGTAGTGCTATGCAATTTCGTGGTAAAAACTGGCGTGCCATAAAACTTTTAAAAATCCTACCGCACTTAAGTGATACTTTATTATTAGTCAGCGGATTGGCAATAACTATTTTATTGGGATATGGTTTACCCACTTGGCTAGCGATAAAATTACTATTATTAGTGGGGTATATTATTTTTGCGGCTAAAACCCTTAGTAAGAAATCCTTAGGATTTAGTCCTTTGTATTTTTTCATTGCCTGTGCTTGCTTTATTGGAGCGATACTCGTTGCTTATTTTCATTAG
- the yegQ gene encoding tRNA 5-hydroxyuridine modification protein YegQ encodes MTTTFKPELLSPAGSLKNMRYAFAYGADAVYAGQPRYSLRVRNNEFNHANLKIGIDEAHALGKKFYVVINIAPHNSKLKSFIKDLEPIVAMQPDAFIMSDPGLIMLVREHFPQMDIHLSVQANAVNWATVKFWHQMGLTRVILSRELSLEEIAEIRQKVPDIELEIFVHGALCMAYSGRCLLSGYINKRDPNQGTCTNACRWEYNVAEGKEDEVGNIIAENQQIPITNVAPTLGEGATTNKVFLLTENQRPDEQMSAFEDEHGTYIMNSKDLRAVQHVEKLTALGVHSLKIEGRTKSFYYCARTAQVYRKAIDDAAEGKPFDESLMTTLESLAHRGYTEGFLRRHTHDEYQNYDYGYSISERQQFVGEFTGVRNQEGLAEVAVKNKFLVGDEVEMMTPKGNITFTIQRMLNRKNQQVEAGLGDGHFVFLDVPKDIDLNYALLMRNLNNTNTRNPHQQK; translated from the coding sequence ATGACAACAACCTTTAAACCTGAGCTACTTTCTCCTGCTGGCTCATTAAAAAATATGCGTTATGCCTTTGCCTATGGGGCAGATGCGGTTTATGCAGGGCAACCTCGTTATAGCTTGCGTGTACGCAATAACGAATTTAATCATGCCAACCTCAAAATTGGCATTGATGAAGCCCATGCCCTAGGCAAAAAATTCTATGTGGTTATCAACATTGCACCACATAATTCAAAATTAAAGAGCTTTATCAAAGATTTAGAGCCTATTGTTGCAATGCAACCTGATGCTTTTATTATGTCCGACCCCGGGCTTATTATGTTAGTAAGAGAGCATTTCCCGCAAATGGATATTCATCTCTCGGTACAAGCTAATGCGGTAAACTGGGCAACAGTAAAATTCTGGCATCAAATGGGTTTAACTCGCGTCATTCTCTCTCGTGAATTATCCCTAGAAGAAATTGCCGAAATTCGCCAAAAAGTGCCTGACATTGAACTTGAAATTTTTGTACATGGGGCATTATGTATGGCATATTCTGGGCGTTGCTTACTCTCTGGTTACATTAACAAACGTGATCCTAATCAGGGAACTTGCACCAATGCGTGCCGTTGGGAATATAATGTTGCTGAGGGAAAAGAAGACGAAGTGGGCAATATTATTGCTGAAAATCAACAGATTCCCATTACCAATGTTGCGCCAACCTTAGGCGAAGGGGCTACCACCAATAAAGTGTTCTTATTAACGGAAAATCAACGTCCTGATGAACAAATGTCCGCCTTTGAAGACGAGCATGGCACTTACATTATGAATTCTAAAGATTTACGGGCGGTACAACATGTTGAAAAACTCACCGCACTTGGTGTGCATTCATTAAAAATTGAAGGACGAACAAAATCTTTTTATTATTGTGCCAGAACTGCCCAAGTTTATCGCAAAGCCATTGATGATGCAGCTGAAGGTAAACCTTTTGATGAAAGCCTAATGACAACTTTAGAATCTCTTGCTCATCGAGGGTACACCGAAGGTTTTTTACGCCGCCATACCCATGATGAATACCAAAATTATGATTATGGTTATTCCATTTCCGAGCGTCAACAATTTGTTGGCGAGTTTACTGGGGTGCGTAATCAAGAGGGATTAGCCGAAGTTGCGGTAAAAAATAAATTTTTAGTGGGTGATGAAGTAGAAATGATGACACCAAAAGGCAATATCACTTTTACGATTCAACGTATGCTAAACCGCAAAAATCAACAAGTTGAGGCGGGATTAGGTGATGGGCATTTTGTCTTTCTTGATGTACCAAAGGATATTGATCTTAATTATGCTTTATTAATGCGTAATTTAAACAATACCAATACAAGAAACCCACACCAACAAAAATAA